From the genome of Nicotiana sylvestris chromosome 2, ASM39365v2, whole genome shotgun sequence, one region includes:
- the LOC138885320 gene encoding uncharacterized protein, translating into MRDDIQLLTRLVAVQARHQEVGIGHADRSVSAKVHDFINLDPPVFTRAHLDEDPQAILLHQQAFAKYRAELTRYEVELEKLVEEMDKLKILYIKKEGEISDLRAVLAKARQEQTELIEKAQQKGELVEQLREELKMKKAETLGLKQHMDRLALEKDTLQEHLTSIEHQLQRIKEESLSRSRKIEELEAKSVVELAKAKSDAEAFVSSYQDDAEDANTRAKDISAAAEFKLLCSLDHARRQSWRETLEEVHARGFNLSVNIEKAKTLEEEAAALLFDDEDSASGSESGGDGD; encoded by the exons ATGAGAGATGAtattcagttattgacccgattagtagccgtACAGGCTCGGcatcaggaagtaggtattggtcatgcagataggtccgtcAGTGCAAAGGTTcatgacttcattaatttagaccctccagtattcACTAGGGCACATCTGgatgaggaccctcag GCCATATTGCTTCACCAACAAGCATTTGCCAAATATCGGGCCGAGCTTACCAGATACGAAGTCGAACTCGAGAAGCTCGTGGAAGAGATGGACAAACTTAAGATCCTCTACATCAAAAAAGAGGGGGAGATCAGCGATCTCCGAGCCGTGTTGGCGAAGGCTCGTCAAGAACAAACCGAGCTTATTGAAAAG GCCCAGCAGAAGGGCGAGCTAGTGGAGCAGCTTCGAGAGGAGCTCAAGATGAAAAAGGCTGAGACCCTAGGGTTGAAACAACACATGGACCGTCTCGCCTTGGAGAAAGATACACTTCAAGAGCATCTGACTTCAATCGAACACCAGCTTCAAAGAATAAAGGAGGAAAGCCTGTCCCGAAGCCGCAAAATCGAGGAGCTCGAAGCTAAATCTGTTGTTGAGCTTGCAAAGGCCAAATCTGATGCAGAGGCATTTGTGTCTTCGTACCAAGATGACGCTGAAGACGCAAACACTCGGGCAAAGGATATCTCTGCTGCGGCCGAATTTAAGTTATTATGTTCTCTTGACCATGCCAGGCGACAATCCTGGAGAGAAACCCTTGAGGAAGTGCACGCTCGTGGCTTCAACCTCTCAGTTAACATTGAAAAAGCAAAGACTTTGGAGGAAGAGGCTGCCGCTTTGCTCTTTGATGACGAGGATTCTGCTAGTGGCTCCGAGAGTGGAGGAGATGGAGATTAA